In one window of Plasmodium berghei ANKA genome assembly, chromosome: 14 DNA:
- a CDS encoding sun-family protein, putative, with translation MNSTRLRHIENALNNFNFMSPLDIYMRLYFKSNNIKNRDKPYISEHVYNIIKNKTLLAYMSSPVSLYTNIIKTYFSSDKWKYEMNNEKIPAHVRYSFPKELYDQLVNCYGEKKSITLMSILNEKAPIFLRVNTNKISRNDLYKNLMSKGISVEKCVNSPSGLLLTKNQILKNIHEYKKGYFEIQDEASQIVSSKIPVNPGDKVLDYCAGSGGKTLAFSGSMENTGKIYLHDIRDRMLSQAKIRLRRAGIQNYILLNSNHILLKKLFGYMDIVVVDAPCTGTGALRRNPEMKYKFTNEKLYEYMNLQRKIFEKALFYLKKNGKIVYITCSILDAENVHQAKYFCQKHNLYLSEPPFHSLPQSKSMDGFFLAIFERKE, from the exons ATGAATAGTACCAGATTGCGTCACATTGAAAATgcattaaataattttaatttcatgTCCCCTTTGGACATTTATATgcgtttatattttaaaagtaaTAACATAAAGAATAGAGATAAACCTTATATTTCAGAACATGTCTACaacattataaaaaataaaactctTTTGGCATATATGTCTTCCCCTGTTTCATTGTACAccaatataataaaaacatatttttcatcggataa ATGGAAATACGAAATGAATAATGAGAAAATTCCTGCACATGTTAGGTACTCTTTCCCAAAGGAATTATATGACCAACTCGTAAACTGCTAtggtgaaaaaaaaagcattACTTTAATGTCGATTTTGAATGAAAAGGCTCCTATTTTTTTACGAGTTAatactaataaaatatctagaaatgatttatataaaaatttaatgagCAAAGGCATTAGCGTTGAAAAGTGCGTAAATTCCCCAAGTggtttattattaacaaaaaatcaaatattaaaaaacattCATGAATACAAAAAAGGGTATTTTGAAATTCAAGATGAAGCAAGTCAAATAGTTAGTTCAAAAATACCTGTCAATCCAGGTGATAAAGTACTTGATTATTGCGCTGGTTCAGGTGGAAAAACATTAGCTTTTTCAGGTTCTATGGAAAATACagggaaaatatatttacatgaTATACGAGATAGAATGTTATCACAAGCAAAAATTCGATTAAGGCGTGCTGGaattcaaaattatattcttttaaactcaaatcatattttattaaaaaaattatttggaTATATGGATATCGTGGTTGTTGATGCTCCATGTACTGGTACAGGTGCATTAAGAAGAAACCCAGAAATGAAGtataaatttacaaatgaaaaattgtatgaatatatgaatttacaaagaaaaatttttgaaaaggctttattttatcttaaaaaaaatggtaaaATTGTATACATAACATGTAGTATATTGGATGCTGAAAATGTACATCAagcaaaatatttttgtcaaAAGCACAACCTTTATTTATCTGAACCGCCATTTCATTCTTTGCCACAATCGAAATCCATGGAtggtttttttttagctaTTTTTGAACGGAAAGAATGA
- a CDS encoding protein transport protein SEC13, with protein sequence MSELIVFDSNHTKSINDCELDYYSKKLATCSNDNTVKIFDVSLAREPVCVAEIRDHTSAVWKVCWSHPKYGSLLASCSYDKSVIIYKEVSINKYDMIYINNEHKSSVNYIEWSPSEYGLHLGCASLDGNLSIISYNFNKGSTEGGWYKNSVRAHLNGVSCLSWEKPFNLISENKNLNDTNDAINSFKLVSGGYDNQVIIWTFDNNTKEFHKIYQMNDKPHNSLIKDVAWRPNLNDSTNMIASCSDEKIVILWIEDASNNKWKNGQIIKLKHKVHKISWSPNGTILAIACSNENSYLYKENMEGVWEEICNLSDNEKKKLNESVSNVNNSGAPLENTDNTNGYNSNAPYMNTEGQHMLNNNINYSNQINNMPYGNEMVDNSKNMNVNNPMMQAEQNMLKHSSLQGPPPTIPNNTFKNNPYGQGTSPFAPPLNPNLMNPNTPPLKNTPLGSVPPSQINSIEKTQSSDNPNFPGQQIPNQMNNACGALKYPPDQQTPQTAVNNIPNNNTYSFNPINNKANILPSPPHMVGAPNAPPMGLPHPTFQKGSTDSLQYPAPIPNSNNNMHNNSQIIPPNFSKIPNPMNLGQFPNMNENKSSFSSQQIPGPPPPAFPSASNEISGMNKVGNFPNYNANMMNNPNVPPLKNMSVSNCPPMNYGQAPPPPINPVNDPNYMKTNMQYNSYPNYNYPRQ encoded by the exons ATGAGCGAATTAATTGTATTTGATTCAAATCACACCAAATCAATTAACGATTGTGAATTAGATTATTATAGCAAGAAGTTGGCAACATGTTCCAATGACAACActgtaaaaatatttgacGTAAGTTTGGCAAGAGAACCTGTGTGCGTAGCTGAGATAAGAGATCATACTTCTGCTGTTTGGAAGGTATGTTGGTCTCATCCAAAATATGGAAGTTTGTTAGCTAGCTGTTCTTATGATAAAAgtgtaataatatataaagaagtgagtataaataaatatgatatgatatatataaataatgaacaTAAAAGTAGTGTTAATTATATTGAATGGTCTCCATCGGAATATGGTTTACATTTAGGATGTGCATCCTTAGATGGGAATTTAAGTATAATatcttataattttaataaaggATCAACTGAAGGGGGTtggtataaaaatagtgtAAGAGCCCATTTAAATGGTGTATCATGTTTAAGTTGGGAAAAGCCATTTAATTTGATatcagaaaataaaaacttaAATGATACTAACGATGCtataaattcatttaaattagTTTCTGGGGGATATGACAATCAAGTTATTATATGGACGTTTGACAATAATACAAAAGagtttcataaaatataccaAATGAATGATAAACCTCATAATTCATTAATAAAAGATGTTGCATGGAGGCctaatttaaatgattcTACAAATATGATCGCATCTTGTTCGgatgaaaaaatagttatatTATGGATAGAAGATGCAAGTAATAATAAGTGGAAAAATGggcaaattataaaattgaaacATAAAGTTCATAAAATTAGTTGGTCACCAAATGGAACTATATTAGCAATAGCATGTAGCAATGAAAattcttatttatataaagaaaacaTGGAAGGCGTTTGGGAAGAAATATGTAACTTATCAGATaatgaaaagaaaaaattgaatGAAAGCGTTTCTAATGTTAATAATTCCGGTGCACCCTTAGAAAATACTGATAACACGAATGGATATAATAGCAATGCACCATATATGAATACAGAAGGGCAACATATGttaaacaataatataaattattctaatcaaataaataatatgccATATGGCAATGAAATGGTAGATAattctaaaaatatgaatgtAAATAATCCAATGATGCAAGCGGAACAAAACATGTTAAAACATTCATCATTACAAGGCCCACCTCCAACTATACcaaataatacatttaaaaataatccATATGGTCAGGGAACTTCCCCCTTTGCTCCGCCTCTAAACCCTAATCTAATGAATCCAAATACGCCCCCTCTGAAAAACACACCATTAG GTTCTGTACCCCCATCACAAATAAACTCAATTGAGAAAACTCAATCTTCTGATAATCCTAATTTTCCAGGCCAACAAATACCAAACCAAATGAACAATGCATGTGGTGCATTGAAATATCCTCCGGATCAGCAAACACCACAAACGGCagtaaataatattcctaataataatacatatagtTTTAACccaataaataataaggcAAATATTCTTCCATCGCCTCCACATATGGTTGGAGCACCAAATGCCCCACCAATGGGACTACCACATCCAACATTTCAAAAAGGATCTACTGATTCATTACAATATCCAGCCCCAATTCCAaattctaataataatatgcataataatTCACAAATTATACCACcaaatttttcaaaaataccAAACCCAATGAATCTAGGTCAATTTCCAAATatgaatgaaaataaatcgAGTTTTAGTTCACAGCAAATTCCTGGTCCACCTCCTCCAGCATTTCCATCAGCATCTAATGAAATAAGTGGAATGAATAAAGTTGGAAATTTTCCAAATTATAATGCAAATATGATGAATAATCCAAATGTGCCTCCTCTAAAAAACATGAGTGTAAGCAATTGCCCACCAATGAATTATGGTCAAGCCCCACCACCTCCAATAAATCCAGTAAATGATccaaattatatgaaaacgAATATGCAGTATAATTCATATcctaattataattatccACGTCAATGA
- a CDS encoding pre-mRNA-splicing regulator, putative: MSQENPYAIINDETNDCVEDNLNEYLNEFKKREHVYLACISSLEKEICQFHTYLNEWRSMHMYEDEDGKSSKDIININSLRNILIDPSINLEIKELRQKIYEITRKCNIAEEKLQGCTFDAQATAGQRLINKCKKLQDENYELGKTLEENTLQPISIQIINLKQQISFYKNELKALKELNVDIDEDNELLSQQLADLTKKYTKIAEQNNKLEKKNTRLNKYINKLKSKLNKYDLPIEDNVNYKKGQNYEEDYRSHDENIINHSGSDNRENDSNYGKDYNKDNYKGEYNDDEYSSTNIRNKKHRSHKYNDVGSHRGMSETYNSRERTGMHNMYGNDEDYEINESNYRDRKHSGDEEDYTYENDDNYRKRSSYDSRERKYRKTDRSHHRDKKHDKYKIKSKEKSRKDRTRDRDRDKDKDRERERERDRDRDRDRVRDKDRDRDRDRDRNREKTKEKEKEKDKMKNKYKSKTKEKTKGKGKRDSDYDNSNYSESKKKNIKDRNSNDHRDFSRTDKADHSNMPKNDDTNDKNSEHDRYVYLYK, translated from the exons atgtCTCAAGAAAACCCTTATGCAATTATTAATGATGAAACAAATGATTGTGTAGAagataatttaaatgagTATCTTAATGAGTTTaag AAAAGAGAGCATGTATACCTTGCATGTATATCTTCCCTGGAAAAGGAAATATGTCAGTTCCATACATATTTGAATGAATGGAGAAGTATGCATATGTATGAAGATGAAGATGGTAAATCATcaaaagatataataaatataaattctctgagaaatatattaattgaTCCATCTATaaatttagaaataaaagaattacgacaaaaaatatacgaAATAACAAGAAAATGTAATATAGCCGAAGAAAAATTACAAGGATGCACATTTGATGCTCAAGCAACAGCAGGACAAAGacttattaataaatgtaaaaagtTACAAgatgaaaattatgaattaGGTAAAACATTAGAAGAAAATACATTACAACCAATAtcaatacaaataataaatttaaaacaacaaatatctttttataaaaatgaattaaaagcATTAAAGGAATTAAATGTAGATATCGATGAAGataatgaattattaaGTCAGCAATTAGCagatttaacaaaaaaatatacaaaaattgctgaacaaaataataaattagaaaaaaaaaatacaagattaaataaatatattaataaattaaagtcaaaattaaataaatatgatttaCCAATTGAAGATAAtgttaattataaaaaaggtCAAAATTATGAAGAAGATTATCGTAGTcatgatgaaaatattataaatcaTAGTGGCAGTGATAACCGTGAAAATGACAGTAATTATGGAAAGGATTATAATAAGGATAATTATAAGGGAGAATATAATGATGATGAGTATTCATCTACAAATATACGAAACAAAAAACACCGAAGCCACAAATATAATGACGTAGGCTCTCATAGAGGAATGTCTGAAACATATAACTCACGTGAAAGAACAGGCATGCATAATATGTACGGAAATGATGAAGATTATGAAATTAATGAATCCAATTATAGAGACAGAAAACATAGTGGTGATGAAGAAGACTATACATATGAGaatgatgataattatAGAAAGAGAAGCTCATATGATAGCAGAGAACGGAAGTACAGGAAAACGGATCGAAGTCATCACAGAGATAAGAAACATGATaagtataaaataaagagCAAAGAAAAAAGCAGAAAAGATAGGACCCGAGATAGGGATAGAGATAAAGATAAGGATAGAGAAAGAGAAAGAGAAAGAGATAGGGATAGGGATAGAGATAGAGTTAGGGATAAAGATAGAGATAGAGATAGGGATAGAGACCGAAATAgagaaaaaacaaaagagaaagaaaaagaaaaagataaaatgaaaaataaatacaaaagtAAAACcaaagaaaaaacaaaaggaAAAGGTAAACGAGATAGTGATTATGATAATAGTAATTATTCtgaatcaaaaaaaaaaaatataaaagatcGTAATAGTAATGATCATAGAGATTTTTCGAGAACAGACAAAGCGGATCATTCAAACATGCCAAAAAACGATGACACTAATGACAAAAACAGTGAACACGATAGATAtgtgtatttatataaataa
- a CDS encoding serine/threonine protein kinase RIO1, putative, translated as MDREDKQTVYETEKNRNSNEKFENYGYQKKISNVVKNSLIKGEKTAYKFRNRGLTRDKRATVNSVLDNRTLLILKKLKNTFFNEIYGVVSSGKEAFVFNAHKILSNEEIKSVKEILFRYAKKWNTYKRKVNGNVNFEINNLINELSEISKCVEMNDVSDCKENIDSDENEEESFEYLSETESLKINDLLRNSEKREIIEFENNKTEIIDIKNEINVFDIIDQLDKLIYKDENYISDILENKKIAVSFATKIYNTSILVFKKRSKYIEGEFRFRNAYTKNTNPRKMVKQWSEKEFRNLRRILIHGLRCPYPLVLKSNFIVMSMLGNLDVSCSKMKDLNVSILKWKELYIECICILRLLYSICKLVHADFSEYNLLYFYNHIYIIDVSQSMEHDHPHSLEFLKRDCLNITNFFKKKIGYVKHTKSTWIKQLNSMLMNAGINHALSSNDNNDESMMNNNLLYSNIITNTNRSLRRNCNNENDIDHTMECDKEGINKKLSDEIFYNNVQVLPLKKLFEYIVSANLPEHITYFMENDKKEIYINPLEMLYLELFGTIKNSTPIPKLNYEKIKQNMIYFEKLKRATCYYVTKMELQNRFRLKKNPNKVQVEEQVFLSSWTPMYLNEIKDIRSIEKDLKLLKKGKSIVMNLKQNYTNDNNNNSVEQNNKDNHDDLNNDICKNHIQKKDTSMSHMQKENLEISQTQVEKNEDLYYEENEIEENPENLQLSKELSDEGKSVILGDENNSSINDQEDVKFKGIIPEGVTRKEWSKLVKEQNREKRKHKIPKYQKKKKKKKAHLKKK; from the coding sequence ATGGATAGGGAAGATAAACAAACAGTTTATGAGACGGAGAAAAACCGAAATTCGAATGAAAAATTCGAAAATTATGGATATCAAAAGAAAATAAGTAATGTTGttaaaaattcattaaTTAAAGGAGAAAAAACTGCTTATAAATTCCGAAACAGAGGATTAACGCGTGACAAAAGGGCAACTGTTAATTCAGTACTAGATAATAGAACTTTacttattttaaaaaaattaaaaaatactttttttaatgaaatatatggaGTAGTTAGTTCTGGAAAAGAAGCATTTGTATTTAATGCTCATAAGATTTTAAgtaatgaagaaataaaaagtgtgaaagaaattttattcaggtatgcaaaaaaatggaatacatataaaagaaaGGTAAATGGAAACGTcaattttgaaataaataacttAATCAATGAATTATCAGAGATTTCAAAATGTGTAGAAATGAATGATGTTAGTGATtgtaaagaaaatattgatagtgatgaaaatgaagaagaaTCATTTGAATATCTGTCAGAAACTGaatcattaaaaataaatgatttatTGAGGAACAGTGAAAAAAGGGAAATAATAGAGTTCGAAAACAATAAAACTGAAATAATTGACATAAAAAACGAAATTAATGTTTTTGATATAATAGACCAACtagataaattaatatataaagatgAAAACTATATTTCTGATATattggaaaataaaaaaattgctGTATCATTTGCtacaaaaatttataatacatCTATTTTagtgtttaaaaaaagatctaaatatatagaaggAGAATTTCGATTTCGAAATgcatatacaaaaaatacaaatccAAGAAAAATGGTAAAACAATGGTCAGAAAAAGAATTTAGAAACTTAAGAAGAATATTAATACATGGATTAAGATGCCCATATCCTTTAGTTTTAAAAAGCAACTTTATTGTTATGAGTATGTTAGGAAATTTGGATGTTTCTTGTTCTAAAATGAAAGATTTAAATGtttcaatattaaaatggaaggaattatatattgaatgtatatgtattttaagattattatattcaataTGTAAACTTGTTCATGCAGATTTTTCAGAATATAatttactatatttttataatcatatatatattatagatGTTTCACAATCAATGGAACATGATCATCCTCATTCTTtagaatttttaaaaagagattgtttaaatattactaatttttttaaaaaaaaaattggatATGTTAAACATACAAAAAGTACATGGATCAAGCAGTTAAATTCGATGTTAATGAATGCTGGAATAAATCACGCTTTGTCCTCGAATGATAATAACGATGAGTCAATGATGAATAATAATCTGCTATATTCAAACATTATTACTAATACGAATAGAAGTTTGAGAAGAAATTGTAACAACGAAAATGATATTGATCATACTATGGAATGTGATAAAGAGggcataaataaaaaactttCAGAcgaaattttttataataatgtacAAGTTCTTcctttgaaaaaattatttgaatatattgTATCTGCTAACTTACCTGAGcatataacatattttatggaGAATGacaaaaaggaaatatatataaacccTTTAGAAATGTTATACCTTGAATTATTTGggacaataaaaaattcaacTCCAATAcctaaattaaattatgaaaaaataaaacaaaatatgatatattttgaaaaattaaaaagagCTACATGTTACTATGTAACAAAAATGGAACTACAAAATAGATTTcgtttgaaaaaaaaccCAAATAAAGTTCAAGTAGAAGAACAAGTTTTTTTAAGCTCATGGACCCCAAtgtatttaaatgaaatcAAAGATATTAGGAGTATTGAAAAGGATTTAAAGCTCTTAAAAAAGGGGAAATCAATAGTTATGAATTTAAAGCAAAATTATactaatgataataataacaattctgtagaacaaaataataaggaTAATCATGATGATCTGAATAATGATATTTGCAAAAAtcatattcaaaaaaaagacaCAAGTATGTCACATATGCAAAAGGAAAATCTCGAAATTTCTCAAACACAAGTTGAGAAAAATGAAGATCTATattatgaagaaaatgaaattgaAGAAAATCCAGAAAATTTACAATTATCCAAGGAATTATCTGATGAAGGAAAATCAGTTATACTGggtgatgaaaataatagttcTATCAATGATCAGGAAGATGTGAAATTTAAAGGAATAATTCCTGAGGGTGTTACAAGAAAAGAGTGGAGTAAATTAGTGAAAGAACAAAATAGAGAAAAAAGGAAACATAAAATTCCAAAATaccagaaaaaaaaaaaaaaaaaaaaagcacatttaaaaaaaaaataa
- a CDS encoding ras-related protein Rab-2, putative: MSPYEYLFKYIIIGDTGVGKSCLLLQFTDKRFRADHDLTIGVEFGARLINLDNKQIKLQIWDTAGQESFRSITRSYYRGAAGALLVYDITRRETFNHLNRWLDEVRQNSNPHMAIILVGNKCDLERREVSAEEGAQFARQNGLIFLETSAKTAKNVEEAFLYTARKIYDNILNDVYDLSNESYGIKYGPSSQYSRVKLDIPMMSESRASFSCC, translated from the exons atgtctCCTTATGAATACTTGTTtaagtatataataattggTGATACAG gaGTCGGAAAAAGCTGTCTATTGCTACAATTTACAGATAAAAGATTTCGAGCTGATCATGATTTAACAATTGGTGTAGAATTTGGGGCACGACTAATAAACCTAGACAATAAACAAATCAAACTTCAAATATGGGATac tgCTGGCCAGGAATCCTTTAGATCTATAACGAGATCATATTATCGTGGAGCCGCGGGAGCTTTATTAGTTTATGACATAACTAG AAGAGAAACATTTAACCATTTAAATAGGTGGTTAGATGAAGTTCGACAAAATTCAAACCCACACATGGCTATAATTTTAGTAGGAAATAAATGTGATTTAGAAAGAAGAGAAGTTTCAGCTGAAGAAGGTGCACAATTTGCAAGACAAAATGGattgatatttttagaaaCTTCAGCAAAAACAGCAAAAAATGTTGAAGAG GCATTTTTATACACTGCAAGAAAAATATACGACAATATCTTAAATGATGTTTATGACTTAAGTAACGAG TCTTACGGAATTAAATATGGACCAAGTAGCCAATATTCAAGGGTGAAATTAG ATATCCCAATGATGTCTGAGTCACGAGCATCTTTCAGTTGTTGTTAA